From the Paenibacillus sp. FSL H8-0548 genome, one window contains:
- a CDS encoding purine-nucleoside phosphorylase, with product MDNMLEKINEAAAYIRNLLQEQPQIGLILGSGLGVMADEVKDAIVIPYGHIPHFPVSTVEGHSGELVIGQLEGKAVLVMKGRFHYYEGYSMKEVVFPVYVMKQMGIQTLLVTNAAGGMNRSFAAGDLMLITDHINNTGSNPLMGANLPELGPRFPDMSQAYNRELRAVVAAKAQELDIKLQQGVYVSISGPAYCTPAELSMMARWGADAVGMSTAPEVIAANYTGIRVVGITCITDMAIGDELEPLTHEQVVRVAEQARPKFIALVKASVGAFTV from the coding sequence ATGGATAATATGCTTGAAAAGATAAATGAAGCTGCGGCCTACATTCGCAATCTGCTGCAAGAGCAGCCGCAAATCGGGCTTATTCTAGGCTCCGGTCTAGGCGTTATGGCCGACGAGGTGAAGGACGCAATCGTAATCCCTTACGGCCATATTCCGCATTTCCCTGTATCCACTGTAGAAGGCCATTCGGGTGAGCTGGTCATCGGACAGCTTGAAGGCAAAGCTGTACTCGTCATGAAGGGCCGCTTCCACTACTATGAGGGCTACTCGATGAAAGAGGTCGTATTCCCCGTTTATGTTATGAAGCAGATGGGTATCCAAACACTGCTAGTTACGAATGCTGCAGGCGGCATGAACCGCTCGTTCGCTGCAGGCGATCTCATGCTGATTACCGACCATATCAACAATACCGGCAGCAATCCGCTTATGGGAGCGAACCTGCCAGAGCTTGGTCCACGTTTTCCCGATATGTCGCAAGCTTACAACCGCGAGCTTCGTGCAGTCGTAGCGGCAAAAGCGCAGGAGCTTGACATCAAGCTGCAGCAAGGCGTGTATGTCAGCATCTCGGGTCCAGCCTATTGTACGCCTGCCGAGCTATCCATGATGGCGCGCTGGGGCGCTGATGCCGTCGGCATGTCAACTGCTCCTGAGGTTATCGCCGCCAACTATACCGGTATTCGCGTAGTCGGCATCACCTGTATTACCGACATGGCAATTGGCGACGAGCTGGAGCCGCTTACGCATGAGCAGGTCGTCCGCGTTGCTGAGCAAGCAAGACCAAAATTTATAGCACTGGTGAAAGCATCCGTTGGTGCATTCACCGTATAA
- a CDS encoding aldose epimerase: protein MSNYEVRSYEDTYTLYELSDANTNSRVLVCPERGGIVIGCQLHGLELFYLDKETFESPTANIRGGNPILFPICGQLENQSYEWNGHRYNMANHGVARTAVWEVVATSSEGEASITIRLQSNEDTLRVYPFAFELIFTYVLQDGQLHTRQQYRNLSEAAAMPFYAGFHPYFAIDSDKKIAYEIEATRYLDYNDNMEKPFNGVIDLEGLVESVCLLDVKKSEISFPVRQGALVRLTYDDIFKYMVLWSVKDRPFVCVEPWMAMTEELGRQEELVMLNAGEELRANMTISCER, encoded by the coding sequence GTGAGCAATTATGAAGTAAGAAGCTACGAGGATACTTATACTTTATATGAATTAAGCGATGCAAACACCAACTCTCGTGTGCTTGTATGTCCAGAGCGAGGCGGTATCGTTATCGGCTGTCAACTGCATGGGCTGGAGCTTTTTTATTTGGACAAAGAAACCTTTGAGAGCCCAACAGCTAATATTCGCGGCGGCAACCCCATTCTGTTCCCAATCTGCGGCCAGCTGGAGAACCAGTCTTACGAATGGAATGGCCATCGCTATAATATGGCGAATCATGGTGTCGCTCGTACGGCTGTATGGGAGGTAGTTGCTACCTCTAGTGAAGGTGAAGCTTCGATTACCATTCGGCTTCAGAGCAATGAGGATACACTACGCGTCTATCCTTTTGCCTTCGAGCTTATATTCACTTACGTACTGCAAGACGGACAATTACATACTCGTCAGCAATACCGCAATTTAAGTGAAGCTGCTGCCATGCCTTTCTACGCAGGGTTCCACCCTTATTTTGCAATTGATTCCGACAAAAAAATCGCCTACGAAATCGAAGCAACACGTTACCTCGACTATAACGATAATATGGAGAAGCCCTTCAATGGCGTGATTGATCTGGAAGGGCTTGTCGAATCCGTCTGCTTGCTTGATGTGAAGAAAAGTGAAATTTCGTTCCCTGTACGCCAGGGCGCCCTTGTCCGTCTCACATACGATGACATTTTTAAATATATGGTGCTGTGGTCGGTGAAGGATCGTCCATTCGTATGCGTCGAGCCTTGGATGGCGATGACTGAAGAGCTGGGGCGTCAAGAGGAGCTCGTCATGCTGAATGCCGGCGAAGAGCTGCGGGCTAATATGACGATTAGCTGCGAGCGTTAA
- a CDS encoding peptidylprolyl isomerase produces MDNNQQDKRSEQDASIEKELQAESNEASNEGFQPTASGDDRLEQSPKGGGGGKAWIAISTILVVLLIIVLIKPPFGASNETVASVNGVKISKDKLYDALVDAGGAATLENLITQELILQEAEAASIAVADEEVNSEIDLIIESFGSEEAFNSALANYNMTVDSLKKDTKINLTIRKILEPKTDVTDEEVQAYYDANAAAMSTPEQIQASHILVATKEEADAILAELKQGGDFATIATEKSTDTGSKDNGGDLGFFGKGDMVPAFEEAAFALKIDEISGAVQSDYGYHIIKKTAEKAAVNPTFEEKKDEIKKQLVATEANELSEAWMSEIRAKAKITNNLTPEATEAPEAPAE; encoded by the coding sequence ATGGATAACAATCAACAGGACAAGCGTTCAGAGCAGGATGCAAGTATCGAAAAGGAGCTTCAAGCGGAGTCGAACGAGGCTTCAAACGAAGGCTTCCAGCCGACAGCATCGGGCGATGACCGTCTTGAGCAATCGCCTAAGGGAGGCGGGGGTGGCAAAGCATGGATTGCTATTTCCACTATTTTAGTCGTTTTGCTAATCATTGTATTAATCAAACCGCCATTTGGAGCTAGCAATGAAACCGTGGCATCTGTCAACGGTGTCAAAATAAGCAAAGATAAGCTATATGATGCATTGGTCGATGCTGGCGGTGCAGCAACGCTTGAGAATCTGATCACGCAAGAGCTTATCCTCCAAGAAGCGGAAGCGGCGAGCATTGCCGTTGCGGACGAAGAGGTTAACTCAGAAATCGATCTCATTATTGAAAGCTTCGGATCGGAAGAGGCATTCAATTCCGCTCTAGCCAATTATAATATGACGGTTGACAGCTTGAAGAAGGATACTAAAATTAACTTAACCATCCGTAAAATTTTGGAACCAAAAACAGATGTTACGGACGAAGAGGTTCAAGCATATTACGACGCTAACGCGGCTGCAATGAGTACACCTGAGCAAATTCAAGCTTCGCATATTTTGGTAGCTACTAAAGAAGAGGCAGATGCCATTCTGGCTGAGCTTAAACAAGGCGGCGACTTTGCAACAATTGCCACAGAAAAATCGACGGATACAGGCTCGAAGGATAATGGCGGCGACCTAGGCTTCTTCGGTAAAGGCGATATGGTCCCTGCATTTGAAGAGGCAGCCTTTGCACTTAAAATCGATGAAATCAGCGGCGCTGTTCAATCCGATTACGGCTACCATATTATTAAGAAAACAGCTGAAAAAGCTGCAGTCAATCCGACTTTTGAAGAGAAGAAGGATGAAATTAAGAAGCAGCTAGTGGCTACAGAAGCGAATGAGCTGTCTGAGGCTTGGATGAGTGAGATTCGCGCTAAAGCGAAAATCACGAACAACTTGACTCCTGAAGCTACAGAAGCACCTGAAGCACCAGCAGAATAA
- a CDS encoding HD domain-containing phosphohydrolase: MRKNLGVFTLLFLSMLLPLAAYYLLQGTALDKSIYAPQEHFYIVSLVSVLSLALAIGVGFVAIKLRNIKISFLSLSYVSLTTMFALHGLSTSGFLMNHTGISSSAAQLSVMLAAFWLWLSSLSGDQPLIKRFAARQRLLLPVWTVLMLAFCILLWFNPNLTHYFHLKELSIKWMVSVIVFLLNSWTVYRYMKIYLSSRFPLQLAVVYSSGWMIVAQIIMVSGSTWHVSWWLYHFLLLASVIVMVLGIVSQYVNSKSITASMKLMFRSNPQDWINTYTSNSVRELVMTTEARDSYTAGHNYRVALYALKLGEEMSLGSDHLRAIAQGGLVHDIGKLRIPDTILNKPGKLTQEERGIIELHPVSGYDLCKRLGFMPEELSVIRSHHEKWDGSGYPDRLKGDQIPLLARVTAVADVYDALTSSRSYRKAMSHEAAMGIIVEESGRHFDPYCIRAWVRLVREQPGFFEETVRSSPHWKLEKRQSK, translated from the coding sequence TTGCGCAAAAATCTAGGTGTATTTACTCTTTTATTCCTATCCATGTTGTTACCGCTTGCAGCTTATTACCTGCTTCAAGGCACTGCACTCGATAAGAGTATCTATGCACCGCAGGAGCACTTTTATATTGTTAGTCTCGTTTCTGTGCTCTCTCTAGCTCTTGCTATTGGTGTTGGCTTTGTTGCCATTAAGCTTCGTAATATTAAAATTAGTTTTTTATCCTTATCTTATGTATCGCTGACAACCATGTTTGCACTTCACGGCTTGTCGACCTCGGGGTTTCTCATGAATCATACCGGAATTTCGAGCAGTGCAGCCCAGCTCAGCGTTATGTTGGCTGCCTTTTGGCTATGGCTATCTTCTTTATCAGGCGATCAACCGCTTATCAAACGGTTCGCAGCACGGCAGCGACTGCTGCTTCCCGTCTGGACGGTGCTGATGCTTGCATTTTGCATATTGCTTTGGTTTAATCCGAATTTAACGCATTATTTTCATTTAAAAGAGCTCTCTATAAAATGGATGGTCAGCGTGATCGTATTTCTATTGAACAGCTGGACGGTCTATCGATATATGAAAATTTATTTGTCTTCGCGCTTTCCATTGCAGCTAGCTGTCGTCTACAGCTCAGGCTGGATGATCGTCGCTCAGATCATTATGGTAAGCGGAAGCACCTGGCATGTGAGCTGGTGGCTGTACCACTTCCTGCTGCTTGCCTCCGTCATTGTTATGGTTTTGGGCATCGTGTCTCAATATGTCAACTCCAAATCGATTACGGCTTCCATGAAGCTGATGTTTCGGTCCAATCCTCAGGATTGGATTAATACCTATACGTCTAATAGCGTCCGAGAGCTGGTCATGACAACAGAAGCGCGTGATTCCTATACCGCTGGTCATAATTACAGGGTTGCCTTATATGCGCTGAAGCTTGGCGAGGAAATGTCCCTCGGCTCAGACCATTTGCGAGCGATCGCACAGGGGGGGCTTGTTCATGATATTGGCAAGCTTCGTATTCCAGATACGATACTGAATAAGCCTGGCAAGCTTACTCAAGAGGAGCGAGGCATTATTGAACTGCATCCGGTATCGGGCTATGATCTTTGCAAACGGCTGGGCTTTATGCCGGAGGAGCTGTCGGTGATACGCTCGCATCATGAGAAATGGGATGGCAGCGGATACCCCGATAGGCTGAAAGGCGATCAAATACCGCTGCTTGCGCGCGTGACCGCTGTTGCCGATGTGTATGATGCCTTAACCTCCTCGCGTTCTTATCGGAAGGCGATGTCGCATGAAGCGGCAATGGGCATTATAGTCGAAGAAAGTGGTCGACATTTCGATCCGTATTGTATAAGGGCATGGGTACGGCTCGTTCGAGAACAGCCAGGCTTCTTCGAGGAGACGGTACGCAGCAGTCCTCACTGGAAGCTTGAGAAGAGGCAGTCCAAATAG
- the deoC gene encoding deoxyribose-phosphate aldolase, producing MSSGTDYTPAQIAAMIDHTILKADATREEILQVCREAKQYQFATVCVNAGWVAAAAAELNGSGVGITTVVGFPLGATTTASKAAEAKFAIEDGATEVDMVLNIGLLKSGDLAGVQRDVEGVAEAVKGRAVLKVILETGLLTDEEKVTACEICKKAGADFVKTSTGFGKGGATAEDIALMRRTVGPSLGVKASGGVRDRETALQMFSAGATRIGASSGIAIVTGGKGEGY from the coding sequence ATGAGCAGCGGAACTGATTATACGCCAGCGCAAATAGCAGCGATGATTGACCATACGATCCTAAAGGCTGATGCGACGAGAGAAGAGATTTTGCAGGTTTGCCGCGAGGCGAAGCAATATCAATTTGCAACGGTTTGTGTAAACGCAGGCTGGGTAGCGGCAGCGGCGGCGGAGCTTAACGGCTCAGGGGTAGGCATTACAACGGTAGTTGGCTTCCCTCTTGGAGCAACAACAACAGCCTCAAAGGCGGCTGAGGCTAAGTTTGCCATTGAAGACGGCGCGACAGAGGTGGATATGGTTCTGAACATTGGGTTGTTGAAATCGGGTGATCTTGCTGGCGTTCAGCGTGACGTTGAGGGCGTGGCAGAGGCAGTGAAAGGCCGCGCGGTGCTGAAGGTTATTCTGGAAACCGGACTTCTAACCGATGAGGAGAAAGTAACCGCATGTGAAATCTGCAAAAAAGCAGGAGCTGATTTCGTGAAGACGTCCACAGGCTTCGGAAAGGGCGGAGCTACGGCTGAGGATATTGCGTTGATGCGCCGTACGGTAGGTCCAAGTCTCGGCGTTAAGGCATCGGGCGGAGTTCGTGACCGAGAGACTGCGCTGCAAATGTTCTCGGCGGGTGCTACTCGTATTGGCGCTAGCTCAGGCATCGCTATCGTTACAGGCGGAAAGGGCGAAGGCTACTAA